A window from Opitutia bacterium ISCC 52 encodes these proteins:
- the tilS gene encoding tRNA lysidine(34) synthetase TilS, which yields MNGAAKAEALGAFYPKSELHAQAVDYLEQSTCHIGVACSGGADSVAALLVVYHHFPQLRDRLTVLHFNHQLRGVSSEEDASFVDALAKDLELQFQLATWTDRDLTKNVSEADAREARQAFFDSFVTAHGRAIIVTGHQQEDILETMLLRIARSSDLAGLVAPRPVSEFTSGKVMVRPLLDLPKKALLESLAECQIAWREDRSNLESQFDRNRLRNEIIPAWQEATQFDLSEAASNVREYLEDADDLVEHFLHEASFPDSASNPAQLPGNPPPRSLVRRWLHNWLSHLSLGGMFQRSMIEDMTRTVIEGESKQWSAGSGFIRLNKGEIAFEEETELLSPSWEALQLSPGQTVALPEGRTLSCSWHDSSASVLSDLKRGKYSEMCSVLIDSESINNSSFVVRPWQHGDRYKPLNAPGNRKLQDMFVDRKIPREERIHLPVVHTNDCLIVWCPGLPVNHICRITEKTKEILQLTYT from the coding sequence ATGAATGGGGCTGCCAAAGCAGAGGCATTGGGTGCATTCTATCCCAAGTCGGAGCTACATGCCCAGGCGGTCGACTATTTAGAACAGTCCACTTGCCACATCGGTGTGGCTTGTTCCGGGGGCGCAGACTCAGTTGCCGCCCTTTTAGTCGTGTATCATCATTTTCCGCAATTGCGCGATCGACTGACGGTCCTTCACTTCAACCATCAATTGCGGGGAGTTTCATCTGAGGAGGATGCATCGTTCGTAGATGCCTTGGCCAAGGATCTTGAATTGCAGTTTCAATTGGCTACTTGGACTGACCGGGATTTGACTAAAAATGTGTCTGAAGCCGATGCTCGTGAAGCTCGCCAGGCTTTTTTCGATTCCTTTGTAACGGCTCACGGTAGGGCGATTATTGTGACTGGTCACCAGCAGGAAGATATTCTGGAGACCATGCTGTTGAGGATCGCTCGTTCGAGTGATCTCGCTGGACTGGTAGCTCCTAGACCGGTTTCTGAATTTACTAGTGGAAAAGTGATGGTTCGGCCACTGCTCGATTTGCCTAAGAAAGCGTTACTGGAGAGTCTGGCTGAATGTCAGATTGCCTGGAGGGAGGACAGGTCAAACCTGGAATCCCAGTTTGATCGGAATCGTTTGCGAAATGAAATTATTCCTGCCTGGCAGGAAGCCACACAATTTGACCTTTCCGAGGCTGCTTCAAATGTTCGCGAATACTTGGAAGACGCAGATGACCTGGTCGAGCATTTCCTTCATGAGGCTAGCTTTCCTGACTCCGCAAGCAATCCCGCCCAACTTCCTGGGAATCCTCCGCCTCGGTCGTTGGTGCGCAGGTGGTTGCACAACTGGTTGAGTCACCTCAGTCTGGGAGGCATGTTCCAGCGCTCGATGATCGAGGATATGACCCGAACGGTGATAGAAGGTGAAAGTAAGCAGTGGAGCGCGGGCAGCGGTTTTATCCGTTTGAACAAGGGGGAGATCGCCTTTGAAGAAGAAACCGAGCTTCTTTCTCCATCTTGGGAGGCATTGCAATTGAGCCCGGGACAAACGGTGGCACTTCCCGAGGGTCGAACTTTGTCCTGTTCCTGGCATGATTCTTCGGCATCTGTGCTCTCCGATTTGAAAAGAGGGAAATATTCTGAGATGTGCTCGGTTCTAATAGATAGTGAATCTATTAATAACAGTTCTTTTGTGGTCCGCCCTTGGCAGCATGGGGACCGTTACAAGCCCCTCAACGCCCCAGGAAACCGGAAGTTACAGGATATGTTTGTAGATCGTAAAATCCCCAGGGAGGAACGAATCCACTTACCCGTGGTCCATACAAATGACTGTTTAATCGTTTGGTGCCCGGGTCTTCCCGTGAACCATATCTGTCGTATTACCGAAAAAACTAAAGAAATACTGCAATTGACTTATACTTAA